The segment ATCGCATTTAGGCATGATCCTCGACATGGTTTCCAGATAAAGCCTTCTCCGGGTAACATCCTCAGCGTTCTTATATTCTTCATATACTGCCATAAATGCCTTAACGTCTCCCGTGGCCTGATTTACCCTGCGCATCCGGTACCCTTCCGCCTCCCTGATGACCTGTTCCTTCTTTCCTTCTGCCGCAGGCAGTATCTTGTTTTTCTGTCCCTCTGCCTCATTGATAATCCGGTCCCTGATCTGAATCGCCTGGTTTACTGCATTAAAAGCGTCCTTTACCTGCGGGGGAGGATCAACCCCGCGAAGCAGTACTGTCTGTATATCAATACCACACTTGTACCCGTCGAGAATCCGTTGAATATCTTCTTTTGCTTTTTGTTCAATTTCTGTTCTGCCGATCGTCAGTACTTCGTCAATAGAGCGGTCACCGACCAGGGTACGCATAACAGCCTGTGATACACCCCGGATGGTATCCCGGACATTTCTCACATTAAAAAAATAATCTTCCAGCACCTTGATTTTATAACGAATTACCCATTGCATTTCAGCGCAGTTCAGGTCTCCGGTAAGCACGGTCTTTTCTTCTTTCGTATTGGTAAATTCATATCCGGGTATGTTTGTGAAGCCACGCTGTTCGCTTCTGAATCCAAACTCTTCATTGTAAATCCGCTTAACTTCTCCCTTGAGCGCTTTATCTATCCCGTAAGGCACCTTGGTATGGAGTCCCGACCCGACGGTTTTCGCATATCTGCCAAACCTTAAGATTACCGCCTCTTCATTTGCCTTCACCGTATAAAAAGCTGTATATCCTGTCACAACAATAAATATGACACTTACGAAAGGCGGCAGAAATCTTTTTACTGACTTCCATGGGATATTGAACTCTACTTCGTCTGGTCTTCTGTATGGCCCGTAGTCAGGCATGTCGTTGCTCCTTATAAAACCTTTGTTATTTCATCTACCTTAAATGTTGGCATCTTCGTAAGCCTTCCTTTTTGCAGGAGTTTTAACCCGGCGTCTTTTTTCGTTAACTTTCCTATATGAGTACATACTATACCATGCCTGGCAAGGATAGCAACAACTTCTTTTGTTTTTCCCGAATCAACTGCAATAAGTAATGCTCCCGATGCTATAAGTCCCAGTGGTTTGATTTGAAAAAACTTACATATCTGTTCTGTCTCTGGATAACAGAGAATCTTTTCTTCGTCAATAACAGCCCCTGTTCCGGATGCCTTTGTTAATTCCAGGATGCCGGTTGCCAGCCCTCCTTCCGTCGGGTCGTGCATGGCATGGATTTTGGCTGCTTTATTGGCCAGTAATGCATCCTTGACAACGCTTAACCCGGGATTTCTGAGAAAAGACTGTGCCTTCCGGACAAACCGGTTGCCAAATCTCTTTTTCAGCTCAGTTTCCTTTTCACGCGCAATAATAGCCGTCCCTTCTATGGCAATTCCCTTCGTTAATAAAAGATCGTCACCCGGACATGCACGGGAATTTATCACCAGCTTGTCCTTTTCTACCTCACCCAGCATGTGTCCGATAATAATTGGCCGGTCAAGCCTGCAGGAAATTTCAGTGTGACCGCCGCATAACGTAATATTCAGTGCCCGGGTTGCTTCAAGGACGTCACGAAAGATTTGCTTTACCATTTTCTTGTTCGTTTTTCTTTCCGGCAAGAGTATGGTTATCAGAAACCACTTTGGGGTGGCCCCCATGGCAGCAATATCATTTGCATTAACATTGACGGCATACCACCCGATATGGCTTGCGGTAAAGGTGACAGGATCCGTCTTGGCAATAAGATACTTTTCTCCAAAATCAATGACAGCAGCATCTTCACCAATTTGTGGTCCAACGATCACCCTTGGATCCTTGATGGTATTCAGGCTCAGCAGTTTTTCGAGCAGACGGTAATCAATCTTTCCAACGGGAAAATAGTTCATAGCGGGTAATGGTGTTTCTCTTCCATCAAAACAGATAAGGATGATAACAGGTTTTCCTTTGTATTCTTTGTATTCTTCGTTTCCACAAAAATAAGGTTAACACCTTTCCGGTTGCAGCCTTGCTTTGCCAGCGATAATCACAGGAGATCCCGTATGTCTTTTAAACCGACTAGTTCACGGCTCATAAAAGGTTCTCCGTAATCGGCCCGTATGAGATTGCCGTAATACCGGTTCTTTGCCGTAATTGCTCCGCTGATATGTTCCCAACGGGCATCGTCATAGGCAAACTGAGATTGATAAACACCGGCAATGGCGAGTTTCTTCTCAAACTCCCTGCTAATATCCAGGACGAAAGAAGGCATTACATGCAAGCGGAAATGTGAACAGAGATAATAGAAAATCTGCGCTGGGTAGCAGGGGTCTCCGGGTATATCGGATTTTGTGAATTTCGCGTAAAAACGGGCAGCCTCACCAATCAGGGTGGTCTGGGTATGATCCGGGTGCGCATCTATCCAGTAGGGCAGGAATATCACTTCCGGCCGCACCTGCCTTATTACGGCAGCAACTTTTTTACGGGCTTCGATACCGTCCATAAGGTAGCGATTGGGGAGGTCAAGCACCGTCCTGCTTTTTACTCCTAATAAGGCAGAAGCCTGTTTCCACTCCTTCTCACGGATTTCAGGACTACCGAATGGTGTAGGTTCGCCATTTGTCATATCAAGGAGATGAACGTCATATCCCAGGGTAACGAACTTTATAATACTGCCTCCCATACCGGCTTCAATGTCATCAGGGTGAGGGCCTACAGCAAGGATCGTTGTCATAGAAAATCTACCGTTTGAGAAGTAACCATAGAAAATACCGTAATAATCATAAGAATTCAAAAATACCAACTTCCTTCAGGATTTTCTATTGTTTTCTATCATTTCAAGAATTTCCCCCGGTAGCGTATCCCTGTTTTCATGGTTCACGGTTACGATGGTAACATCGTTACGCTTTTTTATCCAGTCGGTAAAAGGATCTCCGTCCTCCTTTATCACAGCAACAAGAAGCCTTTTACTGTCAAGGATAGTACTTACCAATTCCCTGAATTTCATTGATAAAAGCTCCATCTTCCCAATTTCATCAATAACAATAACCGGCTTATCCCTCACAGCATTTTCCAACACTGGAATGACGAGTTTCTCAAAGGCATCCGGATCGACACGATACCTGCCTACCTGGTACGTACTGTTTAAATCTACATGGGCAAGCACCCCATCCTCTCCATCCAAAGTCACCACACGGAAGCCCATACGTTTGCCCATGGCGCTCATTTCTTCTGTAAAAAATCCGCCGGCATCATCCCCCAGGAAAGGCAGCATCTTTTTTATTACCGTTGTCTTGCCTACGCCGGGTTTACCCGTTAAAAGGATGTGTTTTTTCATCGTTATTTTTTCAGTATTTTTTCCAATTCCTTCTCTGCTGCCTGTACTTTTTGTTCCATAAGCTTCCCCTTTTTATCCGTTCTGTCATCAATCTTTATAATTGTATATACCCTTTGTGCCGTTTCGAGCATTTTATTGTGGCATTTTTTTATCAGGTCAAATACTTGATCGCCGTCACCTTCAACTACTGTACTCATTGCATTAAGCCGGTAATCCAACCCACTTTCATGAATAACCCTTATCACTTTGGCAATTTCGCCGGCCAGATCAATATCCTTCCCGATGGGAACTACACTAATTTCTGCAATCATACTTCACCTCCTTAATGTTAATAAAACCAAAATACATTCCAGTCAATCATAATCAAATAATTGATAGTATCTTCCAAAATTATTTTGTCACTTTTCGTAAGGCAATTGTTCTCTTCTTTCATCATTGCAAAAATCAGGTGCATGACGTTTTTACTTTTTTACAGTCTTTGCTGTCTTTATTATCTTTACCATATCACTTCCCTCGAATTTTGTACCGTCTTCTAATTCACCGGTTACGGTAAGTTCTCCACCAGAATATAAATCAACCTCTTTTCTTTTAAAAGTTGCGATAAATTGCTCACTGCAAACCCACCCGTCAACGGCTTCCGCCCCTTCACATTTGACGGTATTTGTTACGATCTTGTTAACATCATAAGGCGAAGGAAGCTTTATCATTGCTTTCAAAATCCCCTTTTTTTTAAAGATGATAATTTTGGGCCTTATCTTTACATCAGCAGGAATAACGTTAGGTGAAGCGGAAAGATTGCTGTCAAATTTTGACAAGGAAATATCAAATCTGCCATAATTAGAAATATCAAATGCATCAGGAGTTATTGGAAAGTCTGATGAGCTGGTCATGCCAGAAATATATATATTTCCTTTTTTGTTTATTGCAATAGAATAAGCATTTTCCTGTCCTGATCCTCCCAGGTATGTGGATGCCAAAAGAATGGTTAGGTCTCTATTGAATTTTGATATAAACGCATCTAAAGCACCATTAAAAGAAGTATCATAAGCATTAATGGTGGTTGGAAAGTCTTCCGACAAAGTAGAACCCGCTACATATACATTCCCATCGGAGTCTATCGCTATGGACATACCATATTCTGAGCCAGACCCTCCCAAATATGAGGAGGAAAGAAGGCTTGTCAAATCCCCATTAAGCCTCGATATAAATACGTCTTCATAACGACCATAAGTAATATCATATGCACCATCTGTTGTGGGAAAATCAGATGAATTTGTCCAACCAGTCACATATAAATTTTCATTTGCGTCAATGGCTATAGAAGTAACAAAATCGCCAGAGGTCCCTCCTAAATAGGTAGACGCAAGGAGATTTGTTAAATCCCCATTGAACTTCGATATGAACCCATCAGTCATACCATTATATAAAGTATTGTAGGCATTCGGGGTGGTTGGAAAATCTTGTGAATATGTATAGCCAGCAACATAAATATTTCCCCCTGAGCCAATAACTATAGTATTACCAACAGCACCTTCTCCCAAGAATGTGGATGCAAGGAGGTCTGTTAAATCCTCATTTAGCTTAGATACAAAGGCATTATCTGCATCATAAGAAGTATCATAGGCACCCGGGGTTGTTGGGAAATCTTGTGACCAGGCAAAACCTGTAACATATATATTCCCATCTGAGTCTATGGTTATAGACCAAATGCAATCGGGTCCAGACGATCCGCCTAAATAGGTCGACGCAAGAAGGCTAGTTAAATCTCCACTGAATTTAGATATAAACCCATCACTGGTATAACGATGATTAACAATATCATAAGCATCTGGGGTGGTTGGAAAGTCTTCAGATGAAGTAGAACCAGCCACATATACATTCCCAACAGAGTCTATGGCTATAGCTGAGGAAAAATCACTGTCAGATCCTCCTAAATATGTGGATACTAAAAGACTTGTTAAATCTGCTGTTAGCTTTGATACAAAGACATCCCAACCACCATTATGTGAATTATCATAAGCACCAGGGGTTGTTGGAAAGTCTAACGATATAGTCACACCAGTCACATATATATTCTCATCCTGATCGATATCTATACTTGTATGACCGAATTGATCATTTGATGAACCTCCTAAATAGGTAGATGCAATAATGTCTGTTAAATCCCCATTGAGCCTTGATACAAAGGCATCGACATTACCATTATAAGAAGTGTCAAAGGCGCCATCGGTTGTTGGGAAATCTGATGACAAGGTGGAACCAGTAACATATACATTTCCATCCGGACCTATAACTAAAGAATAACCGTAGTTTGAAACAAGTTCATCGGTAGACCCTCCTAAATAAATAGATGCAATGAGACTTGTTAACGTTCCATCTAGTTTTCTGACAAAGACGTTGTTATAAACACGATACCTATCGTAGGAATAATAATAACCAACTGCATATATATTCCCAGTTTTGTCTATGGCTATAGAATAACAATAATTATGGCCACTCACTCCCAAATAGGTGGATGCAAGGAGGTCTGTCAAATTTGCATTTAGTTTGGAAACAAAGGCATCATAAACAGGTCCTCCATAGTAATCATAATTATGAGAAGTATCATAAGCGCCATTTGTTGTTGGAAAGTCTTCAGATGAAGTAGAACCAGCCACATATACATCCCCATTTGAGTCTATAACGATAGAATTAATAAAGTCGCCAAAATGTCCTCCTAGATATGTGGATGCAAGAAGTTCCGTTAAATTTCCATCGAACTTGGATACAAATCCATCACCAAAATTATCGCCAGAATTATCGCCATTATAAGAAGTATCATAAGAATTCTCTGTCGTTTGAAAATCTGGTGATTGAGTCCTGCCTGCTACATATATATTTCCACAAGAATCAACGGCTATAGAATTGGCAAAATCGTTAGAAGTTCCTCCTAAATATGTGGAAGCAAATAAATTAGTTAAATTTCCATTGAATTTTGATATAAAGACATCCGCTTTGCCGTTATATGTAGCATCCCATGTGCCATTTGTTGTTGGAAAATTTTCTGATTCTGTATTACCCGTAACATATATGCATCCATCTGAACTTATTACCAAAGAATATGCTGAATCCTTACCTGATCCACCAAGTAGAGTAGATGCAAGAAGTACCGTTAAATCATCACTGAACTTTGATACAAAGGCATCCTCTCTGCCATTATAAGAAGTATCCCATGCGCCATTTGTTGTTGGAAAATTTTCTGATTCTGTATTACCCGTAACATATATGCATCCATCTGAACTTATTGCCAAAGAATATGCTGAATCCTTGCCTGATCCACCAAGTAGAGTAGATGCAAGAAGTACCGTTAAATCATCACTGAACTTTGATACAAAGGCATCACCACTACCATTATAAGAGACATCCCATGCATCTTCTGATGTTGGAAAGCCCGACAAGGTATGACCGGCAACATAAATACTTCCACTTGCATTTGCAGCTATAGAATAGCCATAATCTTCTCCGGATTCTCCGGACCCTCCCAAAAATGTGGATGCAAGGAGCGGGTCTATGACAATCCCCTGTGTCCTGTCGTAGTCTCCCAGTTTAAAGCCATATTCATTGTCTGTAACAACATAATCAGCTTCGATGTCCTGTGTGTCCCCAAGCGCCTCGTCATCCATATCATGCTTCGTAAAAGGGGCGGGAGAAAGTTTTTCTTTTTTCGCAGGTGAGGGAACTTTGGATTCCTGATAGACCCTGGGTTTTGTGAATCTGACCGTTCCCAACGCCGTCTCTGCCTCAAGCTGGCCTTCTTCATTTACCCGCAATGCTCTTGCCCCGCTGAGCCTCAGCCTTATAACCCCGGGGTCCGTGCCAGGCTTCACATAGAAAAGTTTCTCAACATTGTTTCCATACGCCTTCAGTTTGAGTTCTACCCCGTCGTATACCTCTCCAAGGGTTACCACCTCATACGTAGGAATACGGGTCTTCCACTTCAGAGGGTCGTTTCCCCTGAAGTCGTTCACGGTTGTTATGGCCTTCCCTTCCCCTTTTATCTTTATCTTGTCGATCCTTCCGCCTACAATTATTTCTTTCAGCACAACACCCCTTGCCCTTTTTTCATAGTTATCTTCCGAATTGCTTTGCCTTTTGTTGCGCTGAGTGCCTGGCGCAGGTGATGAATGCTTCAAGAATCCCCCTGCGCCTCCTTTTGGCGAAGAAGGAGTAATTCCACCCTTTTTCCCTCTGTTACTGTCTCCGGAACGGGCATTGCTCCCTGTATATATTCGTTGGGGCAAGGAATAAACAATCTCACCTTCCTTCGTGACAAAAACCGTGCCTCCGAAGGTGTTTGCATAAAACGCCACTCTTTCAT is part of the Candidatus Jettenia sp. AMX2 genome and harbors:
- the hflK gene encoding FtsH protease activity modulator HflK; protein product: MPDYGPYRRPDEVEFNIPWKSVKRFLPPFVSVIFIVVTGYTAFYTVKANEEAVILRFGRYAKTVGSGLHTKVPYGIDKALKGEVKRIYNEEFGFRSEQRGFTNIPGYEFTNTKEEKTVLTGDLNCAEMQWVIRYKIKVLEDYFFNVRNVRDTIRGVSQAVMRTLVGDRSIDEVLTIGRTEIEQKAKEDIQRILDGYKCGIDIQTVLLRGVDPPPQVKDAFNAVNQAIQIRDRIINEAEGQKNKILPAAEGKKEQVIREAEGYRMRRVNQATGDVKAFMAVYEEYKNAEDVTRRRLYLETMSRIMPKCDKLYIIDKDLEGMLPMLRINE
- a CDS encoding PIG-L family deacetylase, which codes for MNSYDYYGIFYGYFSNGRFSMTTILAVGPHPDDIEAGMGGSIIKFVTLGYDVHLLDMTNGEPTPFGSPEIREKEWKQASALLGVKSRTVLDLPNRYLMDGIEARKKVAAVIRQVRPEVIFLPYWIDAHPDHTQTTLIGEAARFYAKFTKSDIPGDPCYPAQIFYYLCSHFRLHVMPSFVLDISREFEKKLAIAGVYQSQFAYDDARWEHISGAITAKNRYYGNLIRADYGEPFMSRELVGLKDIRDLL
- a CDS encoding AIR synthase family protein, producing the protein MNYFPVGKIDYRLLEKLLSLNTIKDPRVIVGPQIGEDAAVIDFGEKYLIAKTDPVTFTASHIGWYAVNVNANDIAAMGATPKWFLITILLPERKTNKKMVKQIFRDVLEATRALNITLCGGHTEISCRLDRPIIIGHMLGEVEKDKLVINSRACPGDDLLLTKGIAIEGTAIIAREKETELKKRFGNRFVRKAQSFLRNPGLSVVKDALLANKAAKIHAMHDPTEGGLATGILELTKASGTGAVIDEEKILCYPETEQICKFFQIKPLGLIASGALLIAVDSGKTKEVVAILARHGIVCTHIGKLTKKDAGLKLLQKGRLTKMPTFKVDEITKVL
- a CDS encoding MTH1187 family thiamine-binding protein codes for the protein MIAEISVVPIGKDIDLAGEIAKVIRVIHESGLDYRLNAMSTVVEGDGDQVFDLIKKCHNKMLETAQRVYTIIKIDDRTDKKGKLMEQKVQAAEKELEKILKK
- a CDS encoding NTPase: MKKHILLTGKPGVGKTTVIKKMLPFLGDDAGGFFTEEMSAMGKRMGFRVVTLDGEDGVLAHVDLNSTYQVGRYRVDPDAFEKLVIPVLENAVRDKPVIVIDEIGKMELLSMKFRELVSTILDSKRLLVAVIKEDGDPFTDWIKKRNDVTIVTVNHENRDTLPGEILEMIENNRKS
- a CDS encoding SBBP repeat-containing protein; translated protein: MVFQVFVLIVFSVSALWAAQVGTGKPSKADVMQRTKKLQMPFIVNEGQTDERVAFYANTFGGTVFVTKEGEIVYSLPQRIYTGSNARSGDSNRGKKGGITPSSPKGGAGGFLKHSSPAPGTQRNKRQSNSEDNYEKRARGVVLKEIIVGGRIDKIKIKGEGKAITTVNDFRGNDPLKWKTRIPTYEVVTLGEVYDGVELKLKAYGNNVEKLFYVKPGTDPGVIRLRLSGARALRVNEEGQLEAETALGTVRFTKPRVYQESKVPSPAKKEKLSPAPFTKHDMDDEALGDTQDIEADYVVTDNEYGFKLGDYDRTQGIVIDPLLASTFLGGSGESGEDYGYSIAANASGSIYVAGHTLSGFPTSEDAWDVSYNGSGDAFVSKFSDDLTVLLASTLLGGSGKDSAYSLAISSDGCIYVTGNTESENFPTTNGAWDTSYNGREDAFVSKFSDDLTVLLASTLLGGSGKDSAYSLVISSDGCIYVTGNTESENFPTTNGTWDATYNGKADVFISKFNGNLTNLFASTYLGGTSNDFANSIAVDSCGNIYVAGRTQSPDFQTTENSYDTSYNGDNSGDNFGDGFVSKFDGNLTELLASTYLGGHFGDFINSIVIDSNGDVYVAGSTSSEDFPTTNGAYDTSHNYDYYGGPVYDAFVSKLNANLTDLLASTYLGVSGHNYCYSIAIDKTGNIYAVGYYYSYDRYRVYNNVFVRKLDGTLTSLIASIYLGGSTDELVSNYGYSLVIGPDGNVYVTGSTLSSDFPTTDGAFDTSYNGNVDAFVSRLNGDLTDIIASTYLGGSSNDQFGHTSIDIDQDENIYVTGVTISLDFPTTPGAYDNSHNGGWDVFVSKLTADLTSLLVSTYLGGSDSDFSSAIAIDSVGNVYVAGSTSSEDFPTTPDAYDIVNHRYTSDGFISKFSGDLTSLLASTYLGGSSGPDCIWSITIDSDGNIYVTGFAWSQDFPTTPGAYDTSYDADNAFVSKLNEDLTDLLASTFLGEGAVGNTIVIGSGGNIYVAGYTYSQDFPTTPNAYNTLYNGMTDGFISKFNGDLTNLLASTYLGGTSGDFVTSIAIDANENLYVTGWTNSSDFPTTDGAYDITYGRYEDVFISRLNGDLTSLLSSSYLGGSGSEYGMSIAIDSDGNVYVAGSTLSEDFPTTINAYDTSFNGALDAFISKFNRDLTILLASTYLGGSGQENAYSIAINKKGNIYISGMTSSSDFPITPDAFDISNYGRFDISLSKFDSNLSASPNVIPADVKIRPKIIIFKKKGILKAMIKLPSPYDVNKIVTNTVKCEGAEAVDGWVCSEQFIATFKRKEVDLYSGGELTVTGELEDGTKFEGSDMVKIIKTAKTVKK